In the genome of Streptomyces sp. Q6, the window GGCCAGCGGCGGAACGGACAGCGAGCCCGTCTCCACCGTCTCGCCGTCGACCTGGTACGACCATGCGAAGACCAGGTGCGACAGGTCGCGGAAGTCGTGACGGTTGCCGACGCGGACCGTGCCGGCCGGGCCGTCCACCTCGATGCGGACCGGCTCGATCACCTTCTTGAACTCCAGCAGACCGGGCGTCGGCGTGCGGTCGGGGAACAGCAGCCCGTCGCAGACGAAGTTGCCGTCGTGCAGCTCCTCGCCGAAGTCGCCGCCGTACGCGTACCCGTACCGCTCGTCCGCGATCCCGTGGTCGATCCACTCCCAGACGAAGGCGCCCTGGAGCCGGTCGTACGTCTCGAAGAGCCGCTGGTAGTCGGCCAGTCCACCCGGGCCGTTGCCCATCGCGTGCGCGTACTCGCACAGGATGAAGGGCAGCCCGCGGCGCCGGTCGGTTCCCCCGTCGAGCCCCTTGCCGATCTTCTCGACCTCGGCGTGCGAGGCGTACATCCGTGAATACACGTCCGTGTCACGGCAGTTGATGTCGCCCTCGTAGTGCACGAGGCGCTCCGGGTCGCGGCCGCGGATCCACTCCGCCATCGCCGTGAGACCGCGGCCGGTGCCCGCCTCGTTGCCGAGCGACCACATCACGACCGACGGATGGTTCTTGTCGCGCTCCACCATGCGCGCCGCCCGGTCGAGCAGGGCCGGGGTCCAGCGGTCGTCGTCCACCGGATTGTCGCGCCAGTCCTGCTCGACGAAGCCGTGCGTCTCCAGGTCGCACTCGTCGATGACCCACAGCCCGTACTCGTCGCACAGGTCGAGGAAGGCCGGGTGCGGCGGATAGTGGGAGGTGCGGACCGCGTTGACGTGGTGGGACTTCATCAACGCGACGTCACGGCGCATCGTGTCGAGATCGAGCGTACGGCCGTGCTCCGGATGCCACTCGTGCCGGTTGACGCCCTTGAACAGGACGGGCACGCCGTTGACCTTGATGAGGCCGTCCTCCAGCACCACCGTGCGGAACCCGATCCGCAGCGGCACGCGCTCGCCCTCGGTCACCAGCTCACCGGCGTACAGCCGGGGTGTCTCCGCCGTCCACGGCTCGACCGGGACGGTGACCGGCTCGCCCGTCGCCGCGTCGACGCCCAGCTCCGGGACGATGACGCGGCCGTCCACGTCGCTGTCGACGCGCAGCGTGCCGAGGCCGGTCGTGTGGTCGTACGAGGCGTGCGTGAAGAAGTCGAGGACGCAGCCCGCGGGGCGGTGCAGCAGCGTCACGTCACGGAAGATGCCGGGCAGCCACCACTGGTCCTGGTCCTCCAGGTACGAGCCCGACGACCACTGGTGGACCCGGACCGCGAGGACGTTCCCCGTGGGCTTCAGGAGCGAGCCGACCGCGAACTCGTGCGGCAGGCGGCTGCCCTTGAACTCGCCGAGGTCCGTGCCGTTCAGCCAGACCCGGGCGCACGACTCGACCCCGTCGAAGCGCAGCACGGCGCCGCCGCCCGCGGCCTCGCCCGGCCAGTCGT includes:
- a CDS encoding glycoside hydrolase family 2 TIM barrel-domain containing protein gives rise to the protein MSNRHVDYVDDVLPGHGALPPRTWYAASSAASLSLNGSWRLRLSPTADAEDESFAAEGFDAGDWPEVRVPGHWVLQGDGAFGAPVYTNHLYPFPVDPPYVPTENPTGDHLRTFDLPDDWPGEAAGGGAVLRFDGVESCARVWLNGTDLGEFKGSRLPHEFAVGSLLKPTGNVLAVRVHQWSSGSYLEDQDQWWLPGIFRDVTLLHRPAGCVLDFFTHASYDHTTGLGTLRVDSDVDGRVIVPELGVDAATGEPVTVPVEPWTAETPRLYAGELVTEGERVPLRIGFRTVVLEDGLIKVNGVPVLFKGVNRHEWHPEHGRTLDLDTMRRDVALMKSHHVNAVRTSHYPPHPAFLDLCDEYGLWVIDECDLETHGFVEQDWRDNPVDDDRWTPALLDRAARMVERDKNHPSVVMWSLGNEAGTGRGLTAMAEWIRGRDPERLVHYEGDINCRDTDVYSRMYASHAEVEKIGKGLDGGTDRRRGLPFILCEYAHAMGNGPGGLADYQRLFETYDRLQGAFVWEWIDHGIADERYGYAYGGDFGEELHDGNFVCDGLLFPDRTPTPGLLEFKKVIEPVRIEVDGPAGTVRVGNRHDFRDLSHLVFAWSYQVDGETVETGSLSVPPLAAGESTEVKLPAPPVDAPGTESQWTVRALDADEREVAWGQGVSTPRPVPRPATGARPVHGAGLITLGPATFDPRTGELRTVGRIAVTAPRLDVWRAPTDNDAGASWQDDVRLGEQWRKLGLHRMRHRLDSVEATDDALTVRGRVAPAGRDLGLRTVYRWTSDGTALRLTVSVAPEGEWPVALPRLGVRFGLPEGASRVRWFGGGPGEAYPDTRQASALGLWHDDVDALQTPYVFPQENGARADVRWAEIGGLRIEGDPEFWFTARRWTTEQLDAATHRTDLVPGDTVWVNLDHAQQGIGSQSCGPGPLPRYQLVARAAEFAFTFTEVGGD